Proteins from a single region of Catenulispora acidiphila DSM 44928:
- a CDS encoding leucine-rich repeat domain-containing protein produces the protein MVSGFEARPAEELAPVLAWLRRGEAVRARTAFPAGTALPDGRLDLCKQDLGPLGAAAVADALPEGGGPVKHLLLGTDGLGDGGAAAVAPKAVAARVETLYLGCNNIGGGGVCEIANQLIAAPGVVKALWLKRNPVGADGVRAVAETVRAGTVLRTIDLTQTGLAAPDVAVLVDAMIAAGGGARAIERLYIGGNRLGADGARELARLLAAGAVAELYVSAARLGDPGAQVLAAALRSAPPGALRRLSVASNGIGPAALAELVAAAAAAGVELVDAGRVKAAAILAADDNHLDEPGAATIAAALAAAPHRLAFLNLRYTDLGSPGALRLLEGAQRAATPTRFLLGGGIAKRVKKELTALAAEIPASVFDVAPDVRAIRSVYRTAPPA, from the coding sequence ATGGTGAGCGGCTTCGAGGCACGTCCCGCCGAGGAACTGGCGCCGGTCCTGGCCTGGCTGCGGCGCGGCGAGGCGGTGCGCGCCCGCACCGCGTTCCCGGCCGGCACCGCGCTGCCCGACGGCCGCCTGGACCTGTGCAAGCAGGACCTCGGTCCGCTCGGCGCCGCCGCGGTCGCCGACGCGCTGCCCGAGGGCGGCGGCCCGGTGAAGCACCTGCTGCTGGGGACCGACGGGCTCGGCGACGGCGGTGCGGCCGCGGTGGCGCCGAAGGCCGTCGCGGCCCGCGTCGAGACCCTCTACCTGGGCTGCAACAACATCGGCGGCGGCGGGGTCTGCGAGATCGCGAACCAGCTGATCGCCGCCCCCGGCGTGGTGAAGGCGCTGTGGCTCAAGCGCAACCCGGTCGGCGCGGACGGCGTGCGCGCGGTCGCCGAGACCGTGCGCGCCGGGACCGTCCTGCGCACCATCGACCTGACGCAGACCGGGCTGGCCGCGCCGGACGTCGCGGTGCTGGTCGACGCGATGATCGCGGCCGGCGGCGGCGCCCGCGCGATCGAACGCCTCTACATCGGCGGCAACCGGCTCGGCGCCGACGGGGCGCGGGAACTGGCCCGGCTGCTGGCCGCCGGAGCCGTCGCAGAGCTCTACGTCTCGGCCGCGCGCCTCGGCGACCCCGGCGCGCAGGTGCTGGCGGCTGCATTGCGCAGCGCACCGCCCGGAGCACTGCGCCGGCTGTCGGTGGCCAGCAACGGCATCGGCCCGGCGGCACTCGCCGAGCTGGTCGCGGCCGCCGCCGCGGCGGGGGTCGAGCTGGTCGACGCCGGACGCGTGAAGGCCGCCGCCATCCTCGCCGCCGACGACAACCACCTCGACGAGCCCGGCGCCGCGACCATCGCCGCCGCCCTGGCCGCCGCTCCGCACCGCCTCGCCTTCCTCAACCTGCGCTACACCGACCTCGGCAGCCCCGGCGCGCTCCGCCTCCTCGAAGGCGCCCAGCGCGCCGCCACGCCGACCCGTTTCCTGCTCGGCGGCGGTATCGCCAAGCGGGTCAAGAAGGAACTCACCGCGCTCGCCGCCGAGATCCCGGCGTCAGTGTTCGACGTCGCGCCGGACGTCCGGGCGATCCGCAGCGTCTACCGGACCGCGCCGCCCGCCTGA
- a CDS encoding zinc-binding dehydrogenase has product MFAVSAVRIDPKDPLSGLELGERDEPAPRAGWTAVTVKAAALNHHDLWTLRGVGITEDKLPMILGCDGAGVDDDGNEVIIHSVIDPRDGKPSILTEAYDGTFAQKVLVPKANLVPKPAALSWEQAACLPTAWLTAYRMLFRNSGLRPGDTVLIQGAGGGVATAAIVLARAAGFRVWTTSRSEEKRARAVELGAHAAFASGARLPERVDAVMETVGAATWSHSVKSLRPEGTIVISGATSGAMPPAELTRIFFLQLRIVGSTMGSLDELKALARLCEATDVRPVVDSVLPLSEARTGFARMEQGEAFGKIVFTL; this is encoded by the coding sequence ATGTTCGCTGTGAGCGCCGTGCGCATCGACCCCAAGGACCCCCTGTCCGGCCTCGAGCTCGGGGAGCGCGACGAGCCCGCGCCCCGCGCGGGCTGGACCGCCGTCACGGTGAAGGCCGCGGCGCTCAACCACCACGACCTGTGGACCCTGCGCGGCGTCGGCATCACCGAGGACAAGCTGCCGATGATCCTGGGCTGCGACGGCGCGGGCGTCGACGACGACGGGAACGAGGTGATCATCCACTCGGTGATCGACCCGCGCGACGGCAAGCCGTCCATCCTCACCGAGGCCTACGACGGCACGTTCGCGCAGAAGGTGCTGGTCCCGAAGGCCAACCTGGTGCCCAAGCCCGCCGCACTGTCCTGGGAGCAGGCCGCGTGCCTGCCGACCGCCTGGCTCACCGCCTACCGCATGCTCTTCCGCAACTCCGGTCTGCGGCCCGGTGACACGGTGCTGATCCAGGGCGCCGGCGGCGGGGTGGCGACCGCGGCGATCGTGCTGGCGCGGGCCGCCGGCTTCCGGGTGTGGACCACGTCGCGCAGCGAGGAGAAGCGGGCGCGGGCCGTGGAGCTCGGAGCGCACGCCGCCTTCGCGTCTGGCGCCCGGCTGCCGGAGCGGGTCGACGCGGTGATGGAGACCGTCGGCGCCGCGACCTGGTCGCACTCGGTGAAGTCGCTGCGCCCCGAGGGCACGATCGTCATCTCCGGCGCGACCTCCGGCGCCATGCCGCCGGCCGAGCTGACCCGCATCTTCTTCCTGCAGCTGCGGATCGTCGGCTCCACCATGGGGTCGCTGGACGAGCTCAAGGCGCTGGCCCGGCTGTGCGAGGCGACCGACGTGCGGCCGGTCGTCGACTCGGTGCTGCCGCTGTCCGAGGCCCGGACCGGGTTCGCGCGGATGGAGCAGGGCGAGGCGTTCGGCAAGATCGTCTTCACGCTCTGA